Below is a genomic region from Candidatus Anaeroferrophillus wilburensis.
CCTGATTGCCGTCGCCCGACAAATCATCACCAATCAACCAGTGCAGTCAGCGTCGGCTGGACCGTGTAATTCTGCCTTTATGCGGGTTAAAGCAGTCTCGGCATCCTTGTCCGCAATCACCAGAATTTCAGTGTCGGCATTACCCAGCACAAACCCCGGTCCTTTGCCGGCCAGATCATGGCGTACAAGAATGATTTCCAGCCCCTGCTCCAGCAGCCAGTTGGCCACTTTGATGCCTTTGCCTTTTTCTTCGAGAATATAAGGATTCTGCAGGATGGTATCGGCGACCACCGAACCATCCAGGGGAAGGAAGGTAGTAAGCCGGAAAAATGGGGCCTCACCAAAATGTTCCGAAATCAGCTGGCGGTTCTCTTCAAGAGGAACACCAAGGATGAGATAATCTTTGTGCCAGGGCTGATAATGAATAATGACATGATCCACATGTGCCAGTTCCATCATTATCCGCTGTTTGATCTCTTCTGAGACCCTGTACCCACGTTCCAGTTCCTTAACACGCAAAACCAGATCCAGCTCGACAAACTTATAGCGGCCGGCGTTGCGGGCTCGAAGTTCGTTAACCTTTATGACCCTTGGGTCAGCGATGGCAATCTCGCGGACCCGATTCATGCTGTCGTGGTCGAGGGAGGCATCAAGCAAAACCCTTATGGCATCAAGGAGGATCAGAAATGCCGCCCGGGCAATGAAGGCAACGACAATGAGGGCGGCATAGCGATCGACGGCAAAGCCGGCGATACTGCCAAGCAGAGAGGTCAGAATGACCATTGACGAGAGCATATCGCTCCAGATGTGCCGGGCATCGGCGACCAGACTGGGGGATCCAGTTTCCAGACCTTTTTTCAGTTCATAACGGGAAAAAAGCCAGGTAATCAGAATGGTAGCGGTAATACCGGCGGCGGCAAGGGGGATATTGGCTGCCAGCAAGCGGGGAGGAGCGGTGAAGACTTCCAAGACTATTTCATAACCGGCAAAAAATATCAAAAAAGAGGTTGCCAGGGCAACCAGGTTTTCCACCTTGTATAAACCATAGGGAAAGCTGCGGCTGGAGCGCTTGGAAATCTTGATGCCGAGCAGAATGATGCTGGATGATGCCACATCGGCAAGTGAATGGATGGCGTCAGCCTTGATCGCCAGGCTGCCTGAAGCATAAACCAGCAAAATCTTGATGCCCACCAGCAGAACGTTGGTCAGAATTGAATAAACGGCGGTTTTTTCTGAACTTTCCATAGGGATTACCAGCCAATGGCATAACCGATCAGACCGACAAGGAAACCGATAAGGCAATTAATGCCCTTAATTCGAAAAAAATCTAGGCGGGAATGGGCCAGCAACGGCAGCATGCCGTGACCATCCTGGACGATTGAGTTGGCAAGAAGAATACTGAAAGGGATTGCCCCCTGACTGTAGAGGGTGAGAAAAATCAGGTGGGGTCCCGATTCGGGGACCAGTCCCACAAGGCAGGCGGCAAGCACCAGGAGAAGCTGATTTTCCTGCATCCAGCCGGCAAGATGAAGGTGATCAATCAGCAGATGCATGCCCAGCAGGGCGCCGAAAGTCCACAGGAACACCCGTGGCACATGGACTATTGCCACATGCTGCCACAGATGTTCTTCAAGGAAATGATCAGGAACGGTGGCGACAATAAACAGTCCGAGATTTGCGGTAATCAGCAGGGTTGTTTTAATCCAGTTCCAGACCGGCGGGCCCAGCTGCCCACTGAGCAGTCCGAAATCAAAGAGAAGCAGAGTCAAAATCAGGACGCCGCGGGCGAGAGTACAATGCCGCCACTGATTCAGTATCTGGCCGGAAGGAAAACAGTGACAGGCATCCTCTTCATGGAGGGGGAACTGATGACCTGCGACATGCTCACCGGTAGTCCTGGCGCTGACCAGCCAATCGGTCAGAATACCGGCGGCAGCACCGATCAACATCAACAGAAGGAAAATACGAATGGCTGTCCGGGGAATCATCGACAGCATGACAAAGGACTCATCACCGCTGGTGGCAACCATTGCCGCCACCACCGCCCCCAGGGAAACCACTTGGTGAGAATAGAGCGAAACAACCGCGAAGGCCCCCAGACATCCCGGAGTCGCTCCCAGACATGATGCCAGCAGATACTGCTTCCACCGGCTGCCCCGCAGGCCCTGCTGCCATACTCCGGAGGTCAGGACGTTGAGATATTCAATTACCAGCATCATGACAAAGACAAAGCCGGTAATCATCAAGGCATGGGTCAGGCTTTCACGAACGAGAGCAATCATAGGCTCATCATAAGGTACACACGTTATTCAGCAGCAACAGGTTAGTTTACTCCGACGGCTATCATGCTGTGTCCTAGAGGGATTATAATAAAGGGAAGGGGGGATGTCAAAATACAGTGTGACAAATGAAACGATCAACGGGGGGAAACTACCCATTTCAGCCAGAAAAAGCACACGATCAAGAAGTATTGTTGAAATGAAAAAGGCCTCCAGCAAATCGTTGCCGGAAGCCATATTTTTCTTGGTGCCTGGAGCCGGAATCGAACCGGCACGGTGTATAACACCGAGGGATTTTAAGTCCCTTGCGTCTACCTATTCCGCCATCCAGGCATTGTTACTCTGCCGGAAACTATGGTGGGAAAGGAAGCTGGAGGCGCCACCCGGATTCGAACCGGGGATGGAGGTTTTGCAGACCTCTGCCTTACCACTTGGCGATGGCGCCACCATAAAAAAATCAGCACCAAGATGCTGATCAGTCTCTGATACTGGAGCGGGAAACGGGATTCGAACCCGCGACTTCAACCTTGGCAAGGTTGCACTCTACCACTGAGTTATTCCCGCCCATGACTGTTAAATTCCCGACGTTTCTAAAATACTTTTGCTCAAAAGTCAACAGAAAAAAGACCGGGAAGGGAATTTATTCTCCTGTGATACTGAGGTAAGGA
It encodes:
- a CDS encoding cation diffusion facilitator family transporter — translated: MESSEKTAVYSILTNVLLVGIKILLVYASGSLAIKADAIHSLADVASSSIILLGIKISKRSSRSFPYGLYKVENLVALATSFLIFFAGYEIVLEVFTAPPRLLAANIPLAAAGITATILITWLFSRYELKKGLETGSPSLVADARHIWSDMLSSMVILTSLLGSIAGFAVDRYAALIVVAFIARAAFLILLDAIRVLLDASLDHDSMNRVREIAIADPRVIKVNELRARNAGRYKFVELDLVLRVKELERGYRVSEEIKQRIMMELAHVDHVIIHYQPWHKDYLILGVPLEENRQLISEHFGEAPFFRLTTFLPLDGSVVADTILQNPYILEEKGKGIKVANWLLEQGLEIILVRHDLAGKGPGFVLGNADTEILVIADKDAETALTRIKAELHGPADADCTG
- a CDS encoding arsenic efflux protein, encoding MIALVRESLTHALMITGFVFVMMLVIEYLNVLTSGVWQQGLRGSRWKQYLLASCLGATPGCLGAFAVVSLYSHQVVSLGAVVAAMVATSGDESFVMLSMIPRTAIRIFLLLMLIGAAAGILTDWLVSARTTGEHVAGHQFPLHEEDACHCFPSGQILNQWRHCTLARGVLILTLLLFDFGLLSGQLGPPVWNWIKTTLLITANLGLFIVATVPDHFLEEHLWQHVAIVHVPRVFLWTFGALLGMHLLIDHLHLAGWMQENQLLLVLAACLVGLVPESGPHLIFLTLYSQGAIPFSILLANSIVQDGHGMLPLLAHSRLDFFRIKGINCLIGFLVGLIGYAIGW